The nucleotide window ggattcattttttttccaaataatagcaaatgattttaggaaatgtattctaggatcacccaggttctcccatgatagtcttctccaaccttagagagttttgataaatcgggcccaatgtgtgAATGTCCTTAACTGTtggaatgaatgttttattttgttatgtaccTGAAGAGAGATTGAAGGTCCACTCAAACAGTgttaaatctttttaataaattttagatttttttttgtattgactcAGTTTAAAATCTATTATGTAGATTAGGGTTGCGTCTCACACTTTACAAGCACTGTGTCTGGGCTGATGCAGTGATAGTTGTTTTGGttcttttaataaacagtatttatatagcaccaacatattacacagcggtgtacattaaataggggctgcaagtgacagacagtgatacaggaggaggaggaggaaaccCTGCTATAAAAACCAAAGAGGTAGGGGTAAGTATCACTCAATAcgaggggaatatggaatggttgGTTTGGAGACAGCAGAAGACAAGTAGGTGAGTTTGAATATATGGGTTTGAAGGGCTCATTTAAATGTGTTGTAAGTAGGATGAGGAAGAGTCAGGGTGGCCCTAGAAAGGTCTTGGAGCAGttcgtgtaatgaggttatgagtgagaaagtcattagtaggtcattggaggagcgaaaagagcggctaggggggatttttatatcaggtcagaaaggtaagtggggcaaaaactttggagggatttgtgtatcaggtaagttggtgggacaagagctgggatttgcaggcaaagcacaggagcttgaattttcaTCTGGCCCTATTcttaggtaagttttttttaaatgtgatcttACTGTGGAAACTCCTAAAAgtgccttttcttttattttagtattaggttTGATCTTGATTGCCTGAAATTACTTGAtatcttttaaacatatttaccaataaaatctATACAGCAATTCTCCCCTGAATAAACTAGTTTAACCACAGTTATGAAGTCCTTATTCCTCAGGCTGTAAATAAATGGATTCAGCATTGGAGTGACCATGGTGTACAGTAATGACAAGAATTTAGTGATATTCCATGAAAGTCCTTTGCTTGGTACCAAATACACGCAAGACAAAGTTCCATAATAGATGGAGACAACAGTCAGATGGGAGCTGCATGTTGAGAAAACCTTGTATCTACCGGTAATAGATGGGAtttctaaaatggtggctaaTATATAAAGATAAGATACAACGATGATAAAGAATGGAATGACAATAAGAATTGCACTTGACAAAGTTGCTTCTAGTTGAACCATGGTGGTGTCCGTACAGGAAAGTCCTAGAATCGGATCGAGATCACAAAAAAAGTGGTCAATAATGTTGGgagctgggagaggaagaagtacatgggagaatggagggATTTGCTGTAGGACACCAATGTGATGATCAGGAGGTTTCCACATATTGTCACACAGTAAAACccaaggtaaagaaaaaaaaacaaaaaagttacattttgagGAATCCTAAATCCTAATAGGTAGATCATAGTTATTCTGGTCATATTTTCCCCTTCCATGAACAAACAGATTGGTTAACCAGTTTCAGACGGCTAGTGGAAACGTTCGAAACATAAGATAGGAGATAGAAAAGTACACACACAGAGACATCATTTTcaatttctaaaaagaaatattcaacAATATAACATATTTGCATGGCTAGATAACTTGGTgccataaaatgttacattttagtattttgtatatttatatataaacagtaaTATGATTTagaatgaaaatgcatatttataaaaaactggTTAAAGTATGTCAAAGACCAGCATGGCTTTAGGTTGTTCTGCAAAGGATGAATTTCTGATTATTCAGTGCACAATGACTTTATAAGTTCTCCCAACAAATTGCATGAAACTTCTGGGAATATTTAGTAATTTGTGATGTTttctcaatatattttaattaatgaatAGGGACATTTTTCACTGTGTCAAGAGTTTTTACACATAAAGGGAAATTATGAAGACGTTAAgtctgttttattgtattattttctctttatgtttatttttttatatattgtttgaatatatatatttttgctttacaaataatcattttaagCTGAAATCCAagtgaatattaaaaaacacaatatattgcaGTGCTGTGTCTTAcgttattatttaataatgtttaccTTTGCTTACTTGGGATTAGTCCTTTATAAGTCCTGTAGTAGTGAGCCCAGAGTTGAAAAGTTAAGAAACAACACAAAAATTTACTCAGTTCTTATTCTGTGACTCctatcattttactttaaaattacaatgaatattttaaagttttaaattgtgtgaggagaggaaaagagaagatAATATGGTATATCGTATTCCATAAATTCATGAACATAAACCGACaccaacatttttaattgtattttaaaatagtgGAATATATACATTTAAGGGTCACTGGctgtaaatgtaacatattttcatCCTGTCCTTATgtaaaattaccattttaaaaactaaaattgtggGAGGAAGGAATTCcatttttgcaaaatacattttttcataataaaaacaagaatagTTTATGTTAGTGGGCTGGTAGAGACAGATATCCCAGGTCTCCCAGAGGCCACAGTGTAGGGCAAAAAGTAGAGGACTTGCACACAGaacgtatatatataaatacgtatttatatataaactatttgGAATATAAAGGAATATGTACTTTTTGTACATTaaggttggttatgatgggtcactggctcgaaaatgatcattttactttatttttggaCACCAGTAgctaagtgtgtaacaaactcttacaaagggcctgatttctaaagctctccaaggctggagaggaaacactttcgtcagtgaagctgggtgatccagcaaacctgagtcTTGTTCGGATACgaaacattttttagcaaatagcaaattaaatcaatggtttgctagatcactcagcttcactgatgaaagtgttggagagctttaataaattagcccaatGTCCCAGATAGCAAGATATAAAGGGACACAGCAGATAGTGCTCATCTAGTGAGTATAAACCAATCCAGTAAGACCTCTAATTTGAAGGACAAGTAATATAATAGGTAAAATGCAAGTAAGCTAGTCCAGAATTAGTGGAGGGAATTTGTAATAATAGagttgtttttgttatgtttcaaaTATTCTTTACTCATGCATGGACCAAAACTGTTACATCCTTGCTTGGGTGGGAAGCTTGTAGTCTCGGAGCCTACCACGATCAAATGAGTAATTCAATGTGCTAAATTTGGTTCATAAATGTATGTAGTATTCAATTTTGAAGACTTTTAGGATCTTATCCTTGGTTAGGGAGGCATCTAATTTATTTGTGAAACATGGTGGAAGGGATGGAAAGGATTGTCCATCAATAAGTGTAAATTCAAAACAAAAGAGAAGACATTCAGAGACTTAATTGTCTGTTAATAATTGTTGGTCAATAGCCTAAACTACCTTTTCTACTTCTGTTAAATCTATCAAAGTTTCATCTTTCCGTAAGGAGACAATTTTTAGCTTGCTATACTGTCATAGGCCCCATTGGACAGCCtgccctgtttattctcttgTAGTAGCAAGCAAGATCAGGCAAATAACtttcagtcctctgctctgcagtctgcGGCATTCgggtttccctttggctgtgaatgttctcccagcatgctctgctctcagactgtgcagctgaagaggatttgGAGTTGTGCTGAGGCTAAAAAGCAGCTATTAAGTTCCTGACCCtttgattgtatgctgcctagaTCTacctttttgcctgtgaccccaactacCCTTCGATACCTCTTCTGGTGGCTTGATTACTTGTAAATATTCTTTGTCTTGTATTCTAGATTTGCCTTTGTAAGAATCATatgctgctttatctgtgggctacTGGTCCACTTCCAGGCCTTCCCCGGACTCCAACCCTTGCCAAAGTCCTGGGGCCAACCATTTGCTGGGAGACATAACCAGTCTGCCCAGGCATAGAGGGGGCTTGCTATATGCAAAGACTGCAATGTTAGATTttgggactggtgtctggtgagcactggtggaGGACCAGGACCTTAGACTTTTAGACTAGGAGTATAATCAGGGCTGGACTTATATTTTCTCCACTAGGCCAGAAGCTTGTGTCCTCCTTCCTGTCTCCCCAGCAGCTATAATACAGTGCTGGCCTGTCAACCATTGCCATctgctcaccatttctgaaccaagcaaattatttttaagaaatccattctaggtttgctggaccacccaggtccTCCCCTTATAGTCtctattctccagtcttgaagtaatttaataaataaagcccaatctGTGTAATACTACCAAACAATTGGGTGTTCCTCATAACATagattaaattaattttaaagtaactAATAAATGCACCTGGACAAAACAGAGCAACATGAAGCTCCTTTGGCAACACCCCAACAATATACAAAACACGATCCTATAAAACAAGTCTGGGTACTAATATATCATATTAGGAATTTCATGCATAAATACAGATGAGATAAATAAAGATGCTGCTTTATGTGTACacagtattttgtttattatcGGTACATAGTCAATGATATCTTCAAACTCAACCTAAACACATAACAATTTAATTTTGGGTTATACTAAACAAGTCACTGGCAGAGAACTCCGAAATATTACAAcgattgtatttctatttctttatagCTTGACAGAGAACTTTTCCTCATTCTTCTTTCTATCCGGGCCTAGCAAATATCATTCagatttgttattatttaaattttcaatttaaattttccAAATTTTCAATCGTTGGTTTTGACAATTGAAAAGTAGCACTTGATCCTGCCGCATCTATCTTTTTACAAATTCAAATCTATTAAtttgttaaatacttttttaacaactctttttaaatctttattccTTAAAGTGTAAATGATTGGATTCATGAGTGGAGTGACCACAGTATATGGCAGTGACAGAAGGTTACTTATATTCCATGACTGTCCTTTACTGGGTACCATATAAACACAAGCTGTGGTGCCGTAATACATGAAGACAACAGCTAGCTGAGAACTGCACGTTGAGAAAACTTTCTGTCTGCCAGTGAGGGAAGGAATTTCTAGAATAgtgaatataatataaacataggataccatgataataaaaaatgggaTTACAGCAAAAAGAACACTTAACAAAGTTACCACTAGCTGTACAATTGCAATGTTGGAGCACGAAAGTTTAAGAATTGGATCAAGATCACAAAAAAAGTGGTCAATAATGTTGGAACCACAAAATTGTAATTTAGATATGATGATAGGATACACTAGTGGAATTAAAATAATTGAAGTCCAACAGGTAACAATTATTATAAAGCAACATTGGTGGTTCATGATTGAACTATAATGCAATggtttacagatggccaaatatctATCGTAAGACATCACAGTCAGAAGAAGACTTTCCAAAATTTCTgcaacacaaaagaaataaaactgggaGAGGCAACCAGAAAATGATAGGATGGCCTCTTTTTTCAAAACTGTATGAAGCATGTTGGGAAGAAGGTCACTTGCTAATACGATATCTGATAATGAAAGTTGAGAGagaaagaagtacatgggagtgtGAAGAGCTTTGTTGTAGGCTACCAAAATGGTGATCAGGGCGTTCCCACTCAGTGTAAAACAATATgttataaggaaaagaaaaaacaccaaaaaagtcaGATTTTCTGGGGACTGAAATCCCAAGAGGTGGATTGTGGTAATTCTGCTCACATTTTTCTTCTCCATAGCCTGAGCACagaatattacaaatgtaatctTTAAATTTGTCAAAAAACTATAAGTAAAGTAGTCAAACAATACATTACCACAAGCATACATATCTCTCTTTAAATGTTGGGTGTTCTGATCATGACGTGCATTGTGGCTTTTTATAAGAACTAGATAAATTGCATGCAGCCACTGGGAATCTGAGACACTCAGTGATTTTTTCATTGGGGTTTATTACTGGTAATATTTAGGGAAATTAGTTTTGTATTTAGGGATGTGAGATGTAGTAATTTAGAGATAATTGTCAGAAGCCTCAAAGCAGTAACAATAAGCAAGGTCActcttccatttctttttaaattaagaCCTGTACATATCTGTGGATGTATCATGTAAATAATACTACTAAAGCCACCTTATCATTACATTATTACCATTATATTATGGATAAACCTTTTactcaattaaaaaatgttttttttttttgtttttaatttttatgttaagGACCCCTACACTTCTTTCCTTACTTTCTTAAAAACTAAATGGGAAACCGggagcctcctgagatacttaCACGGGTATTGCAGGAGGCATCAGACTTTCCCGGTAGAAAAGTCACCTGATCTTACACCTGTGCAGTGTAAGATCTGGTGATGTAAAAAGAACctgttcatcagtgaacctgggatatccagcaaacctgacatcacagcaagaaaataaaaaaaaaagtctaatcaCTAAAATAATTCCCAATTACTTGGAATTTATTACATTACTGTTAGTTATATAGGCAACCGCCTATCTCACGAGAGAGATGGCCCGGTGTTCTGTATTAAGTTCACAATACAATTgccaattacaaaaaaaaaaccctctttctgttttttttttctttttattggccctgatttattaaagttctctaaggctggggagaatacactttaatcagtgaagctgggtgatccagcaaacctggaatggatctggtccaggattcaaaacatttgctagcaaatagcaaatgattttaagaaatccattccaggttttttagattacccagcttcactgaagaacgtgtattctctccagccttgtagagctttagtaaatcagggccaatatctcaaTTCAAGTCAATTACCCCATTAACACTTCTCTGTTGCCTGTCTATACAGTCTAGCCCTTAACAAGCCgttcatgttgttgtttttttatagttttattgttaacaaaatgttttaattaataataGAAATTGTTTGTGTGTTGTAAATATGTGGGTTTTATGAATCATTTCAGagatatataaatctttaaaggGGCTAAGGAATCCTGAAAGCTTGAATTTTAATTCTTTAGGTTATTAAATATGATACTTAATCGAAAAGCCCTCTATGGGactttaccaataataatatccaatgtttttaaaaacagctttcttttaatttgttcaaACATAACATCACTATAAACAGtacataaaactttttacaaagttCATCTATAGTTTGCTTTGGACCACCAAAATCATGATCAGGAGGTTTCcacacaatgtaaaacaatatgtgattaagaaaataaagaacaccagaaaggttttattttctgaGTCTGAAATCCTAAGAGATGGATTGTATTCACATTTGTAGTCATttgtctcatatatatatatatatatatatatatatatatataaatatatatatacacacacatatacatatatatctataagaagcaaacaagaacgtgtgtgtgcttgtgacttttgtgggaaaatctagtctgatgtCAAAGCTGAGGCTATGCGCGtggacagtcgcaagatttaccggCAGGCGGCTACTcagatcaggcatcggaagcttttatataggtgcctatggagaggagttgaactcggttgaCTCTttcccaacaggaaagaaataagtgattttaaattatgctttttaCTTAGCagatatagatgttttaaacatttgaacagcacaaacattttttttagggctaagggtaatacgtgtgccattagaaagaatgatttttttaggggaacagtgacttttaatgcaagctcgccagtgtaaaactgccggggatgcgccgCTGCAGCAGCGAGcacattcagttgctgaattgcgcggcGGCTTCctatttcggatcgcgaatacgaatgcacaagcgagcttccgattttgcttagtgaatcagggcctatatgtcaCTGAAAGACCAGAGGTGAGTTACCAATCAATTGCTGTTTTTTATGAAACTCGGAGGACT belongs to Pyxicephalus adspersus chromosome 2, UCB_Pads_2.0, whole genome shotgun sequence and includes:
- the LOC140322200 gene encoding olfactory receptor 11L1-like, encoding MEKKNVSRITTIHLLGFQSPENLTFLVFFLFLITYCFTLSGNALITILVAYNKALHTPMYFFLSQLSLSDIVLASDLLPNMLHTVLKKEAILSFSGCLSQFYFFCVAEILESLLLTVMSYDRYLAICKPLHYSSIMNHQCCFIIIVTCWTSIILIPLVYPIIISKLQFCGSNIIDHFFCDLDPILKLSCSNIAIVQLVVTLLSVLFAVIPFFIIMVSYVYIIFTILEIPSLTGRQKVFSTCSSQLAVVFMYYGTTACVYMVPSKGQSWNISNLLSLPYTVVTPLMNPIIYTLRNKDLKRVVKKVFNKLIDLNL